TCTCGTTCAGGCTTTGGACGAGCGGACACCGCTGCTGGAACAAGCCAAATTCAGCGCCATTTTCAGCAACAACCTCGATGAATTCTTCATGGTGAGGGTGGCCTCTCTGAAGGCCCAGGTTGAGGCCGGCATCGAAAAACTCAGCGAAGACGGACGCACACCGATCGAGCAGCTTCACGCGATCCGCGAGCGGCTCACCCCACTGCTGCACAAGCAACAGGAGCATTACCGCTCCCGCCTGAAGAGCCAACTTCTCGACCACGGCGCCCATCTACTGGATTACGAACAGCTCAACGAGCGCCAGCGCCTCTGGGTTGACAACTATTTCCAGACAGCGATCTTCCCGGTCCTCACCCCCTTGGCCGTTGATCCGGCTCATCCCTTCCCGTTCGTGAGCAATCTGAGCCTGAATGTTGCAGCTCTGATCCACGACCCCCAAAGCGGGCAACGCCAACTCGCCCGAGTGAAAGTCCCTCAAAAGATCCTGCCCCGCTTCGTCACCATTCCCACCGATCTCGCCGGCGGTGACTGTGAACCGATTCACACCGCCGTACCTCTGGAGCAGGTGGTGGCGTTCAACCTGGGCTTGCTCTTCCCTGGCATGACCATTGAAGGTCACTATTTCTTCCGAGTCACCCGCGATGCGGACCTGGAATTGAGGGATCTCGAGGCCGATGACCTCATGATCGCCATCGAGCAGGGCTTGCGCAAACGCCGGATGGGCGGCGAAGTCGTGCGTCTGGAGGTTGCCGATGAAATGCCCCAAGACGTGGTCGAGATGCTGATGGAGGGAATGTCCGTTGAGGAGGAAGACCTTTACAGGGTTGATGGTCCTCTCGGGCTGGACGACCTCTTCGGCCTGATGGGAATTCCCCTGCCGCAACTCAAGGATGAGAGCCATTCAGGACTGACTCCCGCCATCCTCGGGCGTGCGCAGCGGAGCATGTTGGAGGACGGGTCCCTGAAAGAAGAAGAGTTCGAAAGCATCTTCTCGGTGGTGCGGCGCCGCGACGTTTTGCTTCACCATCCCTACGACCTCTTCTCCACATCCGTAGAGGAATTCATCAACCAGGCGGCTGATGACCCCCTGGTGATGGGCATCAAGATGACCCTCTACCGCACCTCCAAGGATTCACCGATCATCGCCGCGTTGATTCGCGCCGCTGAGAATGGAAAGCAGGTGATGGCCCTGGTGGAACTGAAGGCCCGCTTCGATGAAGACAACAACATTCAATGGGCCAAGCACCTGGAACGGTCCGGCGTGCATGTTGTCTATGGCGTTCTTGGTCTAAAGACCCACACCAAAATCGTTCTGGTAGTCCGTAAGGAGAAAGAGCGCCTGCGGAGTTACGTGCATATCGGAACTGGAAATTACAACTCCAAAACCTCACGGCTGTACACCGACCTCGGACTTCTTTCAGCACGACCGGAACTGGGCCAAGACCTCGTGGAGCTGTTCAATTACCTCACGGGTTTCTCCAAACAGCAGGGGTTCCGCAAGCTTCTGGTGGCACCCGTTTCCCTGCGCAAGGGAATGGAAAATCTGATCCGCAGAGAGATCGAGCATGCCCAGCAGGGCCGGGGAGGCCACATCCGGGCCAAGATGAATTCCCTTGTGGACCCTGGAATCATTGCCCTGCTGTATGAAGCCTCTCAAGCCGGAGTCAAAATCGAATTGATCATCCGTGGAATGTGCTGCCTCTACCCAGGCCGCAAAGGGCTCAGTGAATCCATCAGCGTGGTCAGCATTATTGGGCGTTTCCTTGAACACTCACGCATTTTCTGGTTCGGGAATGGTGGCAGCCCTGAGGTTTACATCGGCAGTGCTGACTGGATGCCCCGCAACCTTGATCGACGCGTCGAAGCAGTCACTCCAGTGGAAGAGCCGACGCTACGCGAACAACTCGAACGACTTCTGCAGGTTTACCTCGACGACAACCGCGGCGCCTTTGATATGCAGAGCAACGGCGATTTCACGCAGCGTCATCCCGAAGGTACAGAGCGGAATTCTCAACTTCAACTCATTGAAACCTGGAAAAAAGGCGTTCCCGCTCAGAATGAGTGAGCGAAATTCAGTTAAATCCGCAACATAAAACCGAGTGGATACTGCGCATCTGCCCCTTAATTGATCAAACCGCTTCCGATCCATTTGCGGTTACGGAAAGACTTTCGATTCATTGAGGTCACACCCTTGAACGAGTGCTAAATTGCGCGCAAATCTAATTTCAGGAGGCCAGGGTGATGGGGATCCCTCTGGAGTCTGAGGTCGAGACCTCCATGGTCTCTTCCAAAGAACCTGTTTTGCCGGCGACTAGCCAGCGCAATTCAGGGTCACGTTCACGCACAACGTCGAATCGCTCGAGTCGTCAAACAGGCCGTCTCTCGACCGATTCCATTGGTTATTACCTCAGCAGCATTGGCCGCGTGCCCCTGCTGACTGCAGCAGAGGAGATCGAGCTTGCGCATCACGTGCAGGCCATGAAGGAACTGTTGGATGTTCCGGATGATGAACGCACTCCTCGGCAGCGTCATCGCATCCGCATGGGCAAACGGGCCAGAGATCGGATGATGGCGGCCAACCTTCGCCTTGTGGTGAGCGTTGCCAAGAAGTATCAGAACCAAGGTTTGGAATTGCTGGATCTCGTCCAGGAAGGAGCCATCGGCCTGGAGAGAGCGGTCGACAAATTCGACCCCGCCATGGGCTACAAATTCTCGACCTATGCCTACTGGTGGATCCGTCAGGGAATGACCCGGGCCATCGACAACAGTGCACGGACGATTCGTCTGCCGATTCACATCAGCGAAAAGCTCTCAAAGATGCGACGCATCACCAGGGAGCTATCCCATCGCTTCGGTCGTCAACCCAATCGCCTCGAGCTCGCCAACGCGATGGGGATCGAACCACGCGATCTCGAAGAACTGATCTCTCAAAGTGCACCCTGCGCATCTCTCGACGCCCACGCCAGAGGTGAAGAAGATCGCAGCACGCTCGGAGAATTGATTCCAGACCCCAACGGTGATGAGCCGATGGAAGGCATGGATCGAAGTATTCAAAAAGAACACCTCGGAGGTTGGCTGGCCCAACTCAATGAGCGGGAACAGAAAATCCTTCGCCTGCGCTTTGGACTGGATGGAGCAGAACCACTCACCCTGGCCGAAATTGGTCGTCAGATCAATGTCTCTCGGGAACGCGTTAGGCAACTGGAAGCCAAAGCAATCCTCAAGTTGCGCACCATGACCGACCAGCAACAGGCCGCCTGATCCTTTGGTGCCGTCGCTGCTGGTGATTGGGGCCTGGATGGCTCTGGTTCTCTCAACAGCGGTGCTTTGCCGACGCGTCTTGCCGGAGCAAAAGGAACTCAGCCGCAAAATCGTTCATATCGGTACCGGACCCGTCGTTCCCTTGGCTTGGTGGCTGCAACTTCCGGCCTGGGTGGCTGTTCCAGCCGCACTCTCAGTCACCATCATCACCGCAATCAACCATCGCTGGCGACTACTCCCAGCTGTTGAAGATATTGATCGACACAGCTACGGAACAGTGGCGTATGGACTGGCCATCACTCTTCTTCTCATCCTTTTCTGGCCTGAACAGGCCATCGCCGCCTGTGCTGGGGTGATGGTGATGGCCTTGGGTGATGGCTTTGCAGGCTTGGTTGGGCGAGGTCTCCACTCACCAACCTGGAGCCTATGGCAACAACGGAAATCTGTCGCTGGAACACTGACAATGGCCCTGGTCACGGCAGCGGTGCTGACCATGCTCGTGTTGATCAGTCAAAGCGCATTCCAGCCGATTCGCGTTTTGATCGTGTGTGCTCTGGCTGTTGGCCTTGAGCAACTGAGTCGATGGGGGATCGACAACCTCAGCGTGCCGATCGCTGTGGGCTTGAGCTGGTCTTGGATGGTCTCTTAGACACGCAGCAACCGTTCCAAATGCAGGCACCAGTCACGGCTGCTGCCCAGGGCTGTGACGAGACACTGATCATCCGGCAAGGAACGGAGCCTGCCCTGCCAAGTCTGAATCTCGCCTGCTTGGTCAACCCAGAAGTGCATCACCTGCTGATGCAAGGCATCGAGATCCCAACACTGCTGATTCGCAACGGCACTTGACCAATCGAGCAGAGCATCGAGCTGAAGCGGACGAAAACCCTGAACCCAGAGCCCGGTTTCCCGCTCCAGTTCGTAGAGGCGCATCAAATCGCCAAAACCAAGAATATGAATCCCAAACATGCTGAAAGCTTCCAGGCAAAGTTGCCCAAAATTAAAATAATCGAGCAGATCGAAAGTTCACGATGAACTGAACACTAAGACGGCCTATTTCAAGTTCAAAGTTGTCAATGAGTTGGCACTCATGCAGCTCGAGTGCCAACTTTCTTCCGCGAATCAGCCAAACCTTCCAGCAGTTCGGCTGTCGTCTCCAGACTGATGCAAGCGTCCGTGACGCTTTGGCCGTAGGTCAGCGCTGATCGGTCGGCACTGATCTTTTGATTGCCCTCAACAAGATGGCTTTCCAGCATCACCCCCATCACGTGCGCTGAACCCTGCTCCACTTGAGCTGCCACAGCTTTCAACACCTCACCTTGACGGCGGAAATCCTTATTCGAGTTGCCATGGCTGCAATCCACCATCAACCGGTCAGGCAGTCCCGCTGCTTTCAATTCTTCAGCAGCGTCCTGAATCGCCTCGAGGTGGTAATTCGTACCCCGGTTGCCTCCCCGCAACACGAGATGACCATCCGGATTACCGGTGGTACTCACAATCGATGCATGTCCCTCGCGATTGATTCCAAGAAAATGATGCGGTTTCGATGCGGCCTGCATGGCGTTGATGGCAATGGTGGCGCTGCCATCGGTGCTGTTTTTGTAGCCGATCGGCATCGACAAGCCCGAAGCCATTTCACGGTGCGTCTGGCTTTCGGTGGTGCGGGCGCCAATCGCCGTCCAGCTGATCAGATCGGCGATGTATTGAGGAACCACAGGATCGAGCAGTTCTGTGGCACAGGGCATTCCATCCCTTGCCAAATCGAGCAGTAACGACCGCGCCATGCGCAACCCCGTGTTGATGTCGTAGGAACCATCGAGATTTGGATCATTGATGAGGCCCTTCCAACCCACGGTGGTGCGTGGCTTCTCGAAGTAAACACGCATCACAACCTCAAGCTCAGAGGCATGACGTTCACGCAGGGGAGCCAATCGGCTGGCGTACTCCCTCGCCGCATCCACATCATGGACAGAGCAGGGGCCAACGATCACCAGTAGCCGCCGGTCAAGGCCTCTGAGAATGGCTTGAATCCGACTGCGAGACGTGGCCACGGTCTCCGTTGCCCTGGCATCAATCGGCAGATCTCCATGCAGCAGGGCGGGAGGAACCAGAGGTCTGGTATCCACCACATGGAGATCGTGTGTGGTGGTCATACCAAAAGAATTAGGCTGATTTAGGTTACGCAAACCAAGGACACCCGCCGGCTTCCGGAACGGAACGGTGACGCAGGAGAATGGCCTG
The sequence above is a segment of the Synechococcus sp. PROS-7-1 genome. Coding sequences within it:
- the ppk1 gene encoding polyphosphate kinase 1, translated to MSDKVLAPDLYINRELSWIAFNERVLVQALDERTPLLEQAKFSAIFSNNLDEFFMVRVASLKAQVEAGIEKLSEDGRTPIEQLHAIRERLTPLLHKQQEHYRSRLKSQLLDHGAHLLDYEQLNERQRLWVDNYFQTAIFPVLTPLAVDPAHPFPFVSNLSLNVAALIHDPQSGQRQLARVKVPQKILPRFVTIPTDLAGGDCEPIHTAVPLEQVVAFNLGLLFPGMTIEGHYFFRVTRDADLELRDLEADDLMIAIEQGLRKRRMGGEVVRLEVADEMPQDVVEMLMEGMSVEEEDLYRVDGPLGLDDLFGLMGIPLPQLKDESHSGLTPAILGRAQRSMLEDGSLKEEEFESIFSVVRRRDVLLHHPYDLFSTSVEEFINQAADDPLVMGIKMTLYRTSKDSPIIAALIRAAENGKQVMALVELKARFDEDNNIQWAKHLERSGVHVVYGVLGLKTHTKIVLVVRKEKERLRSYVHIGTGNYNSKTSRLYTDLGLLSARPELGQDLVELFNYLTGFSKQQGFRKLLVAPVSLRKGMENLIRREIEHAQQGRGGHIRAKMNSLVDPGIIALLYEASQAGVKIELIIRGMCCLYPGRKGLSESISVVSIIGRFLEHSRIFWFGNGGSPEVYIGSADWMPRNLDRRVEAVTPVEEPTLREQLERLLQVYLDDNRGAFDMQSNGDFTQRHPEGTERNSQLQLIETWKKGVPAQNE
- a CDS encoding RpoD/SigA family RNA polymerase sigma factor, with the translated sequence MGIPLESEVETSMVSSKEPVLPATSQRNSGSRSRTTSNRSSRQTGRLSTDSIGYYLSSIGRVPLLTAAEEIELAHHVQAMKELLDVPDDERTPRQRHRIRMGKRARDRMMAANLRLVVSVAKKYQNQGLELLDLVQEGAIGLERAVDKFDPAMGYKFSTYAYWWIRQGMTRAIDNSARTIRLPIHISEKLSKMRRITRELSHRFGRQPNRLELANAMGIEPRDLEELISQSAPCASLDAHARGEEDRSTLGELIPDPNGDEPMEGMDRSIQKEHLGGWLAQLNEREQKILRLRFGLDGAEPLTLAEIGRQINVSRERVRQLEAKAILKLRTMTDQQQAA
- a CDS encoding diacylglycerol/polyprenol kinase family protein; translation: MVPSLLVIGAWMALVLSTAVLCRRVLPEQKELSRKIVHIGTGPVVPLAWWLQLPAWVAVPAALSVTIITAINHRWRLLPAVEDIDRHSYGTVAYGLAITLLLILFWPEQAIAACAGVMVMALGDGFAGLVGRGLHSPTWSLWQQRKSVAGTLTMALVTAAVLTMLVLISQSAFQPIRVLIVCALAVGLEQLSRWGIDNLSVPIAVGLSWSWMVS
- a CDS encoding 3-deoxy-7-phosphoheptulonate synthase, encoding MTTTHDLHVVDTRPLVPPALLHGDLPIDARATETVATSRSRIQAILRGLDRRLLVIVGPCSVHDVDAAREYASRLAPLRERHASELEVVMRVYFEKPRTTVGWKGLINDPNLDGSYDINTGLRMARSLLLDLARDGMPCATELLDPVVPQYIADLISWTAIGARTTESQTHREMASGLSMPIGYKNSTDGSATIAINAMQAASKPHHFLGINREGHASIVSTTGNPDGHLVLRGGNRGTNYHLEAIQDAAEELKAAGLPDRLMVDCSHGNSNKDFRRQGEVLKAVAAQVEQGSAHVMGVMLESHLVEGNQKISADRSALTYGQSVTDACISLETTAELLEGLADSRKKVGTRAA